The sequence below is a genomic window from Melioribacteraceae bacterium.
GGTCTTGTAGTGGCGGCGTTGTCAAAATATACATTCATTAATTGTTCAACCTTTCCCGTTACCTCAGACTTACATCGCCGAAATGAATCTTTTCCAACTTATCGGCAACCTTCAAAATTAGAAATCCATCTTCGTCTATATCATTAAATATTCCGGTTCGGATTTTATCCTCTTCAATTATCTTGATCCGCTCGCCGATAAGTTTGCATCTGTTGCGCCAGTCATTAAGAATTTTTTCCGGGTCTTTTTTCCAGATGTCAACAATATCTTCAAACAGATTTAACACTTCGCTTAAAACCCTTTCTCTGCTTACTATCGATTTAAATTCTTTTCTAATTGAAGTCGGTTGTATATCAAATTTACCGGGGAAGTTAGGTTGATTTACGTTAATCCCGACTCCAACAACCACTTTATTTATCTTATTCCCCTTGGAAGTGGACTCAAGTAAAATTCCCGAGATTTTTTTCTTGTCCACCAGAACATCATTAGGCCATTTCAATTCAACATTTAACTGAAATAGATTTTCAAGAGCCTGAGCAACTGCCAGCGATGAACCGAGATTAATCAGATTTATCTTCTTCTCTTTAAAATCCTCTTTCAACAGTATTGAAAAAGTTAAATTCTGTCCGGAATTACTTATCCAAATTCTTTCTTTGCGTCCTCTCCCTTTTGTTTGATGTTCGGCCAATAATACTGTACCGTTCTGGCCGAATTCTTTGCTGGACAATAAGGTGGAGTTTGTTGATTCAACTTCGTCGCTGTAAATAAAATTCCTACCGATAAATTCGGTGTCTAGCTTAATATCAAATTCTTCAATATTGAACACGCTTTCCTCCGGTGCTTATGAATTTAAGTCGCTACATCTGCCAAAAATTCTACAATACATTGACATCCTGACAAAATTATATGTCTGCAAAATTTCTTTGTAAATCTTGGATGTCTCTAAGTTGTTATAATGTAATGAGTTAAATAAAATTAAATTTCTTGGCATAAGGATTGTAAAAGTTATAGAAAACATTCAAAAGTAAAAACAATATCAGGAGGTTAAAATGACACTTATCAAATTTGAACCATTAAGAGAATTCGAAAGTATTCACGACAGAATCCAGAGATACTTCGATGATTTCTCAAATTTCGGATTTCAATTTTCCGACAATTTTAATCCGAGAATAGATGTTTCAGAAGATGAGAAGACATACAACGTAATTGCTGAAATCCCCGGAATTAAAAAAGAGAATCTGAAAATCACATTACAAGATAACATTTTGACAATTGAAGGGGAAAAGAAAAAAGAAGAAGATTCAAAAGAAAAAAATTATTACAGATCCGAGAGAATTTTCGGAAGTTTTAAGAGATGTTTCACTCTGCCTTCGGAAGTTGATTCCGAAAAAGTGGATGCTAAGTTCGAAGACGGAGTTCTTAGTGTCAGTTTGAAAAAACTTGAACCGCAACCTAAGAAGGAAAAAGTAATTGAGCTGAAGTAAAAGCTTCAGCTCTTCTAAAAAATTTTCAACTTAATTAAAAGGATAAGCAAATGGGAAAGATTATAGGAATTGATTTAGGGACAACTAATTCTTGCGTTGCTGTTATGGAAGGTAATGAACCTGTTGTTATACCTAATTCCGAAGGTGGAAGAACCACTCCTTCTGTTGTTGCATTCACTAAGACCGGTGAACGTCTGGTTGGTCAACCCGCTAAAAGGCAGGCTGTTACCAATCCGCGTAATACGATTTTTTCTATCAAAAGATTCATGGGAAGAAGACTTGATGAAGTTGATACTGAAACAAAAGAAGTCCCTTATGAAGTGGTTGGCGGCGACAACGGATCCGCACGAGTTAAAATAACTGACCGTCTCTATTCTCCGCCGGAAATTTCCTCAATGGTTCTGCAGAAAATGAAAAAGACTGCTGAAGATTATCTCGGTCAGGAGATAACCGAAGCGGTTATTACTGTACCGGCCTATTTTAACGATGCTCAAAGGCAGGCGACAAAGGATGCCGGAGAAATTGCCGGATTGAAAGTAAAAAGGATTATTAACGAGCCAACAGCTGCAGCATTGGCTTACGGCCTGGATAAAAAACATAAGGATCAGATTGTTGCTGTCTATGATCTTGGCGGTGGAACATTCGATATCTCAATTTTACAGATTGGTGAAGGCGTCTTTGAAGTAAAGTCAACTAACGGTGATACACACCTTGGCGGCGATGATTTCGACCAGAGACTTATCGACTTTCTTGCCGACGAGTTTAAAAAACAGGAAGGCATTGATTTACGCAAAGACCCGATGGCACTTCAGAGATTGAAAGAAGCTGCTGAAAAAGCTAAGATCGAACTTTCGTCTTCCGTGCAGACAGATGTTAATCTGCCGTTTATTACAGCTACTCAGGACGGCCCGAAGCATCTTAATATTACATTAACGCGTTCAAAGTTTGAACAGCTTGTAGACGATCTTTTCCAGAGGACCGTCGGACCTTGCGAAAAAGCTATTAAAGATGCCGGCTTGTCTGCTTCTCAAATTGATGAAGTAATACTTGTAGGCGGTTCAACCAGAATCCCAAAGGTTCAGGAAATTGTAAAAAAGATCTTCGGTAAAGAGCCTCACAAAGGCGTTAATCCGGATGAGGTAGTTGCAGTAGGCGCTGCTATTCAGGGCGGTGTTCTTGCCGGCGACGTTAAAGATGTATTGCTTCTTGATGTAACTCCACTTTCGCTCGGTATAGAAACACTGGGAGGAGTAATGACAGTGCTGATTCAGTCCAACACTACAATTCCAACCAGGAAGAGCGAAGTCTTTTCCACAGCTTCAGATAATCAGCCTTCAGTGGAAATTCATATTCTTCAGGGTGAAAGACCGATGGCCGCAGATAACCGTACTCTCGGAAGATTTCACCTGGATGGACTTCCGCCAGCACCTCGCGGCATACCTCAGATCGAAGTATCATTCGATATCGATGCTAATGGAATTCTGAATGTGTTTGCGAAAGATAAAGCAACCAATAAAGAACAGAGTATTAGGATTACGTCTTCCAGCGGATTATCTAAAGATGAAGTGGAGAAAATGAAACAACAGGCAAAAGAACATGCTGCTGAAGACAAGAAAAAGAAAGAAGGCGTTGAAATAAGAAATAATGCAGATAATCTGGTTTTTCAAACTAAAAAACAGATTCAGGAACTTGGCGATAAAGTCCCGGCTGATGTCAAGAGCAGACTTGAAAACGAAATAACAAAAGTTGAAGATGCGCTGAAGACCAATGATTCCGATGCAATTAAATCGGCTACCGAAGGCTTAACAAAAGTCTGGAATGAAGTTGCACAGAATTTATACCAGCAGCAGGGCGATCCTGCAGGTCAGCAGCAAACTGCCGAGCAGCCGCAGGCTGAGAACCAGCAGCAATCTCAAAAGAAAGACGATAAAGAAGTGCAGGACGCTTCTTACGAAGTAGTAGACGATGACAAAAAGTAAGTTTCAACAAGTAAAAGGAGATAAACATGGTACAAAATAAAGAAGCAGTTGAAGTAAGACCCTCAAGAAGCTGGGATGAAGCTCTTGAAAGAGAATCGTGGATTGCCCCTTCGATCGATATATTCGAAACAGCAGACGATTATTTCTTAACGGCTTATCTTCCCGGCGTAACAAAAGAGAATGTTAAAATTAAACTTGAAGACGGTAATCTGGTTATTATGGGTCGTATTGATTTTGAAACTATGGTTAACCGCAAATACATTCTTAAAGAGATGGAAATCGGCAATTTCTATCGCAGGTTCAAAATCTCTGAGAGCATTGATGAATCTAAGGTAGACGCGAAGCTGGAAAACGGAATACTGAATGTAAAACTTCCGAAACATGAGCGGATTAAACCGAAGACTATCGAAATAAAGTAATTCACGATAAGGCCATAAAACTTAAAACCCCGACCAAAATCGGGGTTTTTTGTGGGCCCAGAAGGACTTGAACCTCCGACCCGCTGATTATGAGTCAGCTGCTCTAACCAACTGAGCTATGGGCCCTTAAAAGTGATGCAAAAATAGTGCTTTCAGTCTCCCGATGCAAATTTCCTGTAAAAACTTTATAAAACGACTGGGAATTTTTTTATCAATTGTTTTAATTATCCGTCTCAGTTATTAAATATTGCAATAATCCCTAAAAATAGATTATATTTGCACTCAATTTTGCCGGGGTGGCGGAATTGGTAGACGCACAGGACTTAAAATCCTGTGGGTGTTAACACCCGTGCCGGTTCGAGTCCGGCCCTCGGTACTTAATAATTATTCTGATAGGCGTAGATAAAATGACGCGTTAATTTTCGGGTTCTTAGCTCAGTTGGCTAGAGCGTCTGCTTGACGTGCAGAAGGTCATAGGTTCGAATCCTATAGAACCCACAAACAATCGGAGGCTACTCCGTTTTTTTTTACTTCGATATTACATGGAAAATATAAAAATAACATTACCCGACGGTTCAGTAAGAGAGTTCGAAAAAGGGATCAGTGCTTTTGAAATTGCACAGAAGATTTCTCAGAAACTTGCCGAAGATGCGCTGGTAGCTAAAGTTAATGGCGTTGTTAAGGATCTCACAACACGAATTTACTGTGATTCCAACCTTCAAATCCTAACTTTCGATTCTTTAGAAGGGAAGGAAACTTACTGGCACTCTACTTCGCATCTGATGGCTCATGCGATTCAGTCGATCTATCCCGAAGCTAAATTCGGCGTAGGACCTGCAATCGACGCAGGATTCTATTATGATATCGATATTAATTCGATCCTGACTGATGAAGATTTGATCAAGATCGAAAATAAAATGCTTGAAATTACAAAAGAGAAGAATCCGTTTAAGAGAACTGAACTCAGTAAAGCAGATGCAGTAAAGTTTTTTAAGAATAAAGGTGATAATTATAAACTCGAGATTCTAAGCGAACTGGACGATCAGAACGAAATTATAAGCATTTACGATGAAGGTGAATTCACCGATCTTTGCACCGGTCCGCATATACCGGACGTGGGCAGAATCAAATATTTGAAACTTCTCAACGTTTCCGGCTCCTACTGGCGCGGTGACGAAAAGAATAAAAGAATGCAGAGAATCTACGGAATCTCTTTCCCCAAGAAAAAGATGCTGGATGATTATCTACTCTTTCTGGAGGAAGCTAAGAAGAGAGATCACCGCAAACTCGGAAAGCAACTCGACCTTTTCAGCATT
It includes:
- a CDS encoding Hsp20/alpha crystallin family protein yields the protein MTLIKFEPLREFESIHDRIQRYFDDFSNFGFQFSDNFNPRIDVSEDEKTYNVIAEIPGIKKENLKITLQDNILTIEGEKKKEEDSKEKNYYRSERIFGSFKRCFTLPSEVDSEKVDAKFEDGVLSVSLKKLEPQPKKEKVIELK
- the dnaK gene encoding molecular chaperone DnaK; translated protein: MGKIIGIDLGTTNSCVAVMEGNEPVVIPNSEGGRTTPSVVAFTKTGERLVGQPAKRQAVTNPRNTIFSIKRFMGRRLDEVDTETKEVPYEVVGGDNGSARVKITDRLYSPPEISSMVLQKMKKTAEDYLGQEITEAVITVPAYFNDAQRQATKDAGEIAGLKVKRIINEPTAAALAYGLDKKHKDQIVAVYDLGGGTFDISILQIGEGVFEVKSTNGDTHLGGDDFDQRLIDFLADEFKKQEGIDLRKDPMALQRLKEAAEKAKIELSSSVQTDVNLPFITATQDGPKHLNITLTRSKFEQLVDDLFQRTVGPCEKAIKDAGLSASQIDEVILVGGSTRIPKVQEIVKKIFGKEPHKGVNPDEVVAVGAAIQGGVLAGDVKDVLLLDVTPLSLGIETLGGVMTVLIQSNTTIPTRKSEVFSTASDNQPSVEIHILQGERPMAADNRTLGRFHLDGLPPAPRGIPQIEVSFDIDANGILNVFAKDKATNKEQSIRITSSSGLSKDEVEKMKQQAKEHAAEDKKKKEGVEIRNNADNLVFQTKKQIQELGDKVPADVKSRLENEITKVEDALKTNDSDAIKSATEGLTKVWNEVAQNLYQQQGDPAGQQQTAEQPQAENQQQSQKKDDKEVQDASYEVVDDDKK
- a CDS encoding Hsp20/alpha crystallin family protein; protein product: MVQNKEAVEVRPSRSWDEALERESWIAPSIDIFETADDYFLTAYLPGVTKENVKIKLEDGNLVIMGRIDFETMVNRKYILKEMEIGNFYRRFKISESIDESKVDAKLENGILNVKLPKHERIKPKTIEIK
- a CDS encoding biotin--[acetyl-CoA-carboxylase] ligase, encoding MFNIEEFDIKLDTEFIGRNFIYSDEVESTNSTLLSSKEFGQNGTVLLAEHQTKGRGRKERIWISNSGQNLTFSILLKEDFKEKKINLINLGSSLAVAQALENLFQLNVELKWPNDVLVDKKKISGILLESTSKGNKINKVVVGVGINVNQPNFPGKFDIQPTSIRKEFKSIVSRERVLSEVLNLFEDIVDIWKKDPEKILNDWRNRCKLIGERIKIIEEDKIRTGIFNDIDEDGFLILKVADKLEKIHFGDVSLR